CCATCAGAATTTTTGCAACCACATTAATTGTAGTATATGGGTCATCATCTTCTTGTGCATATTCAGCCTCATAATCATCTTCCATTCCTTTAACGGCGACATTCACAACTCAATCATCATCTTGGGGTTCATGGACTTGCATGTCCGGGTTGGATTCAATTGCGGTGATGATGGAATTGGCTCTCCCACGTTTAGGATAAAATTTGGCATAGTGTCCAGTACCACCACAATGGAAGCACTTCATAGTCGCTGTCTCTCCCCAACCATAGGACTCTTACCCTTATCCTGTGTGACTTGTGGAGCTTGGGTAGGGAATCCACAAGGTTTATTTGGTGCATATGGCTTCTTAACTTCACCGGGCTGATTATATCTTCTTGGGGCTGATTTGATCAAATCTTCTGCCTCTAAGGACTTTTCAATACATTGATTCAAAGTGGAAAGTTCTATTACTCCAATTTTATCACGGATGTCATGTCATAGTCCCAACTTAAATCGAGACATAAGCAGTTCCTCATCCTCGCGATAAGCACTTGTACGTGAGAGTAAATCATTAAACCTATCAATGTATTCCTCGACAGTCATGGTACTTTGTCGAAGAGTGTTGAGCATGTCATAGAGACGGCGTCGGTATGTTGGGGGAAGGTATCTATCATTGAGTATTAATTTAAATTCCTCCCAATTGCGAGGTTCTCTCTGTCTCCGAATAAGTCTATCCTCTTCAGCTTTCCACCAATCCTTAGCACCACCTGTAAGCTTGGTGATAAGCCAGTTGGACCTTCCTTTCCTCAGACATACGGAACCACCGAAAATAGTCATCTAATGCATTCAGCCAATCATGGAAATAGAGAGGGTCATATTTTCCATTATATTCCTTCAAGTCCAACCTCACCTTATGAGTATCATTATGGGGAAATTGGGGTCCATCATattcatcaaaacccttcacctccACCATACGTATGGGCTGATACGTTCCTTCAAACAGGGACTGTAAACCTTCTTGATGCATTGTTATTTTCATTCACCATGGTTGAGCATTAGATTGAGCAGCAGTGGTCTCCTTCAACTCTTCAAATTTTAGGTCCATATTGTCCATCCTTGAGGTCAACTGTTGGAGGTCCTCCAGTGAGTATTGGTTAGAGCCTTCTCCAGCcatagctttgataccacttgatgtagAAGTAGGTCACACTAGGTAAACAAACTTCTAATACGTTAAGCTCAAACCAATGCCAAATCTGATCTCTCTAATTAACctcaatagaaattaaaattagggATGAAGAACAAGGGAATTAAGAACCATAAATTTAGAGGATCAACACTATTCCAATGAATCAGAAATAGCCCTCAAAATAAGCACTTACAGCAGCAAGAGCTAATCCAGAAAACAAACCAACAGCAGCAAATAGAAACCCAGGCAGAattaggctctgtactgtaacgattctgtttttttaacatgattttgggtctagcacacttttttgcatttctatttttttggagtgattttgcatcttaaatgttgtatggtaatcgtaaaaaaaaattgattttgtaacctgaaagaaacagaaacatgtatggttcgtacttaacagaatcgtttttgttagaaaccaatatttacataaagtgccatcttcaccatgggtgtcaaagttgtgatttttaaataaaatctaaggatattcaatggttttttaataaattctaaattATGAAAACCATTATTACCCAGATAGCTTAAGTCGAATGAGACATAAATAAGAATAGctccatatcaacaacatggtgttcacatcaaatatgaaatatttggccgtgtttccttgccatatgaaatttgaaatgtttgaacaaaaatatgatctatcataataacataaaagCATGAACAAGAATAAATTCAAGTATTGACATAATCGTTAAAGTATTTAGTTATGAACTTAAGGGCATAAATTAGGTCTTCCAACTTAATTCTTAAGTGCTAAACATGTccaactactttaaagtttaaatccaatcatcaaaatgtAATCATATAATTTGAGTCATTCCGGCTTTAACAGCTAactcatttgcaatctttttcctaagatcatccatctgtcttcttctttctgctaaGCTTATACTAATGTGAGCCGGCGGTAcataatcttgaatttcttcaggctcttgattccaccaattttcaccaaactcTTCAAAATTCTTGtctgcaatttcttcctcccgAATGAAGTTGTGAAGTGCACAACAAGCAATGACGATGCATGTTTGGGTGTTCAGTGGAAAACATGGCATTTTGCTGAGAATGGGAAGCgcttcttcaaagaaccaaaactgcGCTCTATGACATTCCTAACAGAAGAGTGTCTATTATTAAATAGCTCTACTGTTGTCCTTGGACGTCTATTCCTATAATCATTTAGATGGTATCTTTGTCCTTTGAACGGCGTCAAGAACCCAGTAGTAGATGGATAACCAGAATCAACCACATAATATTTACCTAGCACGTAAAGTGAAAAGTAATGAATCAATACAATATGTAAAATAGAGCATAATCAACTGGTGAGGTTAAGATTTAGAATGTACCaggtggaggatgaggaaattcaaatttagggttattcaatgcctcattgaatactcgacaatcatttgcagaaccctcccaaccagcatacacaaaagtgaatttcatgtcaagGTCACAAGCACACATAACATTCCAGGTCGTATCTCCTTTCCTTCCATGTGTTATAAACCCCAGACCTACAACAGTATTGATAGAACTCAAATAAATAGACTATAGGGAAACACAATTTCAAGTTTTAGACATCTAAAATACTAAAGGGGGTAATTCTTGTACTAATAAGTGCAAGTATGCTGCACCAAAAATATTAATAGTAATAGGAGAAAGTTCATTTGAaggcaacaatcacatcttGGAAGATACAGGCAGGAGATAATGTGACAAAAAGGAAGTTTGTGCAATAGTTTTCTAAATCTtggtgtttttttcttttttctttgagaATATAGAGTTTAATCACAGCACATATTGAAGTAATACTGCAAATGCCATTGAAATAGCACCGAGTAAATAGGCAGACAACTAGTGAATCACCCTCTCATACACAATCATTGAAATACACACCTATCATTGATACCCTATTATTAAAAACAGATCATCACAATAAGATCTCACTCTAATCTCCTCCTTATGAGGGATTCTATCATAAAACTTTGTCGTTGGATTGGCTTCAACGGCTGCTATGATAGCATTCTATAAGTGTTAAGGACAGAACTTGGCAAAGTGGCCATAGTTGCTGaggtgtgtatatatatatatatatactagtaaaaattgtacgtgcaaatgcacgtgtggtcATATATTTGGGGTGACAGATAGAGAATTCAAAAAAGGGTGAGTTTGAGATataaaaggaagttggagaggAGAAGATTGTGGAAAGAGTAATAAAAACCGAGATATAACCATGAGAATCCCATTGAGGTTAAAATGAAAGTATAGATGAGGGACTTGGTGGATTCAAACTACCATCCTCTTGAGGTATAGAATCATTTTCCACACAAGTACTTTACCAATTGAGTTAAGGACCCAtatttaaataaagaaagagaaagaaatccaaactgaaatataatAGTTCTAAGCTAACAAAGCCTAAGCTTTTATATCACTACGATAAACAACACATGTTTTGCTTTAGTGTTTCATGGTTAAAAAGCATTCTAGCGATTTCACAAACATGTCAATTTTGTTAGATTACTTAAAGTTAGAGAAAATAAAGTACTAAACATGGGTTTCGTCATTCATAACAGAAAAATTTTAAGTTTCATCAAGAGAAGTACCTCGTACTGGTTGAAGTGGTATTTACATAAGCAATACCAACACTATGCATGCTAAGAATTTGAAGCAAGCCACATATCCAAGTCTGCTACCTCTTACATTAAACAAAATCATGAGGctagaaaaagggggaaaaagaaaataacctAAAAGTCCTGAATCCTCTATCTAAAACTTCTTTTGAGTTGATTTTCTAACAAAATTTTATGGACTGCATCACTATAATTAAGCTAAGATGAGCTGGATATAGTCCTATTACTGTACTGGATgttagccattcattgtaacaAAGATAAGACTAATCACTAACATGGGAAATCTGTTGAGGCAACTCAAGGCTAGAGCTCTACATAATTTTTGCATACTACCATATAATGATTACTTAGCTTTAAGGAACATCACTTCTAGgaccaaaatctcaaacacaAATTACAAAGCACATTGGTAATCATTGTCAATGTTCCAAATTAACAACCCAAAAGTAATGATTAATCAAGCCATTTGTGATTCAGTTTTCACCATTCCTAGCAAAAATATATCTAAGTTGCATCACTACCAAATTCAATCCCATAGACAAAAGCTTCAGATAGAGCAGGTTCAGCAATAGATGACAGTGGTTGAATTGAATCTATTATCTCAATGCACAAGGACAGCAATCTCAgctgaagaaactcaaaaaatctaaataattcCTTATACAAAGGGTTCCAGTGAAACAACTTACTCTGACTATCCCAAGGAGGATTCCAATATGGCTCCATTGCCAAAAACTTTCCaaattaaaaacaagaaaaatacagTTCATcagtatatataaaaaatactaGTAAGGATGACAACCACAATCTCAGTTATAAGATATGTTAAATATAAAGGCATCCAAATGCAACTCGAAAGCAAACCATTGATGTAAGCTAACAATCAGATCATGGTGAAACAAACTTTCACGTTATTCTCCCCATCATGCGTTGCAAATTCTGTATCCAACAATACTCCTTTTAAATCACCTAATTTCAACTTACAATTCAAAGCAAGCATTTTGCATATGAATCAGTTAGACAAAGAGGAGCAACCACTAAAATGAGAATCAGATTAGAATCTCCTCTCATGTATGAAAGGTGCAACATCAAAGCTTCTTAATCAATGTTCATAGCCATATCAAATATAACATTAGTCCTCATAATTCTCTCATAGCACCAAGAAAAGGATGAACTGAGATTAGAGAAGGGAAGGGGGCGTACCTCTGAGCAAAGTTCAAACCCCACTGAAGTGACAAGAAACCTCGCAGATCTTGTGCGTCTTCGTGCACAGAGGAGTCCAAAACCCTTGACCTGCTAAACCGTAGAAGAAGAACAAATTCAGGGGgtagagggagaagagatcaagaaaggaagagaacgAGAgtgaggatgagagagagaaagagaaagagaacgagaaagagaaagagaaagagagagagagatcttacaATACAGTTTCTCGTCCACGGCAGGCGAAGAAGCTTCTTTCTCTAGATTCTTGTCGACGGCTGGAGCATCCACTTCCCGCTAGGCTCTGCTTCTCTCTTCAGGAtttccaagaaagaagaaatagggTTTCATGTAATGGCTTaccattttcttatgttttgacCGCAAATATCGTTTTTACCCTTTCGTACTTAAGTGGAACCTTTCATTCTGCGCCTTTTTCTCAGAATCGATTCTGAGTGTGAGAAGTTTACTTTTCATGCTTAAAAAAATGGATTCCAAAACCTAAAAAGTgccggttcatttcaaaaaaacaagaaattgaaccggaCTTACCATACAGCTTTTaccccatttttgtttcaaaaaaatgaaaaaatgatagaattgattttttagaagattacagtacagagccttagtTTCGGCTAGATTAGAGGGAGGGTTTGTAAATGATATCTGGTTGAGTATCAGAGGGTAAATACCTGGTCGATTGTTCCCCTTAGAATGGTCTTTAACTCCTCCAAAAGGTTTCCAGAAATACTgaacagaggttgagagaataGGTCCTATCGCTACTTCTGAAATCCCTTGCTTCTGAGAAGAAACGATGGTTGGCCCTGCAACTGGACTCGATAGAACCTCCAATCGATGCTCCAAAATTACTCTTAGATCTCTCTCACACAAGCAATAACagagaacaagaaaagaagaagaaaagaagatgtaagtcaagatagatgtgggtgggattggctatctcagcctgggaatctcacccacagctatcccagctattgtcttcctttctctcGAGAGGGAGCAAGCAAAAAACTGCAGCAATCTTCATTAATTCAATTGTAATTTGTGTCTACAGCaacctctttatatagaggtctgaattacaaaaattagaaacttaaaaaaataaaaactaaggaaaatagaagctaaatcaaaatagcaactaatgcAATTAGCAACTAATTCAAATTAgcaactaatgaaaatagaagctaattcaaaatagaaactaatgcaATTAGCAactaattcaaaataaaaactaatgcaaaatagaaactaccaaTAACTTCTaatttaggaaacaaaatagCAGCTAATAGGACTTCCTAAAACATAACCATACtactaaattaggaaactaaaatagcaGCACAGGGGAGCTTCCTATACTGTCTGGTAGCTTCAAGGTTGCTTATTCCTCCTTCGGTAATGGATCCCATGATGGGGATCTACATCACctaaggggtgagatacccattccattattctctttcacacttctcaaccctccatctgttctattttcttttctttatctcctTCTTTATTTGTGCTTGTGAGGGAGAGAGATCATAGAGTATTTTTAAAGCATCGATTGAAGGTCCAACAGAGCTATAGTTGCAGAACAAGGAGAGCCACAAATCAGCCATTGATTTTCTCAGAAGTTAGGGATTTAAGGAGAATCGACAGGACCTGTTACTCAACTTCTGTTCAGTATTTTTGGAAACCATTTGAAGGAGTTAAGAACCATTCTAAGGGGAACAATTGACCAAGTATTTACCCTCTGTTACTCCACCAGATCTCAGTTACAAATTCTCCCTCTAATCTGGCCAAAACCAGTTCCGCCTGGGCATTATCTGTTGCTGTCGGTTTGTTTTCTGAAATAGCTCTTGTTGCTGCAAGTGCTTATACTGGAAGCTATTTCTGATTCCTTAGAAAAGGTTTGGTCATCTaaaattctggttttgattttctttgtttctgaacCTATTTTCTGGTTTCTGTTAAGACTAACTTGTGGGATCAGAATTGAGTTGGTTAGAGCTTTAATAAATTGGAAGTTGTTACCTAGtgtaacctacttctacattagtCACTTTAACGGTGGACAGTTCAAAGCGTGGGtacgattgatagaatctacAATATCAAAGGGATCGTTATGTAATTTTAAACTTCACTGGGGAAGGGAGTGTAATAAATGGAAACgccaggggaggggagtgaaatttcctcacatatatatatatatatataccgtAGGGGAACTCCCAAGATATTGATTCTTCTGATCTCCTTGGCAGTCTCTCCCTCTCGTGTGATTACTGGTTTTTAGTTCTTGGTATTGTTACATAACAGAAGTAGAAACAGACTCCCATCATCTACCTATTGTTTATTGTTCTAAAATTAGTATTTTGTCCATGTTTTATTACTTGTGGCATCCTTATGCTGTCATTCCTACTTTCAAGGATTTTTGGAGCATAATTGTGATGGAAGCTCCTTTGTCATTCTAGGTGTGGCAGGTATAGCTAGTGGAAGTTTTTTAAGACCATCATCAACATATTGTGCTATTCTACTCTAGGccaataaaaaatttcactccATTCCAATAATCACCTGTTAACTGTTGGTTACATTCCTCCATATAATGATCCAAAACAATCCTATTCCATCCTGAAACCGAACTTTAAATAGAGTTCAAAATAACTTTTGACTCCTGTGACAGataaacaataataaaataaggaatacAAATTGACAAAATAACTccaataaaaagggaaaaatctcTAATTAATCCTACTATAACTGCAccaatatattatattttaactCCCCCAGTGAAGCTTGGATTCCAGCCCAAGACctggctataaccaaaatcaaatcatgaagaaaagaagaggctTTTCTCACTCGTTCAACCCATTGATGAGAATCATCCATGAACTTGCAAGAGGGATCTTCAAGGAGATCAGTACATAGAGTAAATCTATCTCTAGCCAACTGGATTTCTCATCTTTGTAATCCAATTTATCTTGTTTTATATTGGTATTATGCATGACATAGAAGAGAAACATTGACTTTAAGATCTAAAATACGAGCATCATCACAATACTTCAAAAAAATCAGGGAGGAAAATTGTCTGCATTTAAATCCATGATATTACGAAATGAAGCACCCAAAAAGGACAGGAAATGGCACAgatcatggaaaaaaaataatctagATCCACAAACACCCCCcggcttttttttcttttcctttttttacctGTTTGGCTCATTCATAAGAATAATCAGTGAACTCAAAAGGAAGATGCTGGACAAATTCCAATTTCTGGAAAGAACAGATAGGTTAGATATCTACAAAGATTAAATACAGATCGCTCTTTGCATCATTCAAAAGGCACAATTAGAGAGAGAACACAGGTAGCTAAAGGTCAGCCTATTGACTTCCTACTAGTCCTATTACTACTATCGGAACAATGAGACTTCCTGAAGGTTGatggggtaggggtgtcaacaaagagagagagagagagagagagagttgagacCTAAATGAGTGGGGGACTAGAAGTTCatgtttttcaaatttcaaatggaTATAAGAGTTTCTTCAATTCCTCCCCAAGCACTAGACAAGGCAACTTTTTTAAACGCAATTCTGAATAACAAATTAATTCTTGCATGATAAGGAGTACAGCATAGATTGAAGGAAACAAAGAGAGTGAGCCATAAAACTCCAAGTTTCTAGTTGATTATTTAAAGGCTCTGAAACAAAATACTCAGAGACAACATACTGAGTAGATGGCAAAAACTATCAGGTATTACATTACATAGTTCATATTCTTATTGATGAAACCGCTATCCAAGTTCTTATACGACTGATCCTAGCCTAAAATATACTGAGTTTTCTGGctaattcaaatttaaattttacagGTTCGCTAAGGTAATCAAGCATTACCTCCAAATTTTGACTAAATTCAAAATTCCACAAGGACAAGGTCCATTAAGTTTATCTTCTTCCATAATTTAGATTCTGTAGCAAGAGCTCAAGCTCCAGAACAAGGTACTTAAAAGATATGGCaattcaaaataggaaaaatcaaCAGACATGAAAAAGAACCTAGCGAGAGAAATAATGACACAAACAGAAACACAAAAAGAACATGAGAAACGAAAAGCAAAAGTTCTCTACCATCTTAATAGAATCAGAACTCAAACGCAAATAACCTCCAAATTTCAGAAGGATATCAAGTTACTTATTGATACACCAATTCAAAGGAGGGAAAATCAACAAACATGAAAAGAATCTGGAGAGAGTCGAACACagacaaaatgacaaaaaatcatATGAAAGATGATAGCGGAAGTTAATGTTCTCTAACATCAGAACTCAAcagaatcaaaattcaaa
This Macadamia integrifolia cultivar HAES 741 chromosome 10, SCU_Mint_v3, whole genome shotgun sequence DNA region includes the following protein-coding sequences:
- the LOC122092096 gene encoding uncharacterized protein LOC122092096, whose protein sequence is MEPYWNPPWDSQSLGFITHGRKGDTTWNVMCACDLDMKFTFVYAGWEGSANDCRVFNEALNNPKFEFPHPPPGKYYVVDSGYPSTTGFLTPFKGQRYHLNDYRNRRPRTTVELFNNRHSSVRNVIERSFGSLKKRFPFSAKCHVFH